DNA sequence from the Streptomyces sp. CA-210063 genome:
CGGATCGCTTCCTCGACGTCCGAGGCGTGCCGGGCGAGAAACTCGTCGATGGTTTCGCTGTCTTCGATCATGCCTCCATGACAGCACGCGGCACTGACAATCCTCACCCGTCCGGTGTATTCGGTATGGAATCGCCATGAATACCCAGGGCGGGCGGGCATCTGGTACAGGAGTGGCCCCGCCGGGCGACCGGACAAGGGCCACTCGGCTCACACCCGCCACTCGGCACACACCCGCCGCTCGGCACACACCCGCCGCTCGGCACACACCCGCCCCTCGGCTCGGCCCGCACCCGCCCTCGGCCCGCTGCCCTCTCAGCGTCCGACCGCGTACCCCTGCATCCCCCGTGGGTTCGCCGCCGCCGACAGCACCCCGGTCTCCGGGTCCCGGGCGACCGCACACAGTCGGCCCTCGGACCAGGCCTCGCCGACGGTGACGTCGTGGCCGCGCCGACGCAGCTCCGCGACCACCTCCGGGGGCATACGGGACTCGACAGTGACACTGCCGGGGCGCATACCGCGCGGGTAGAAGGAGCCGGGGAAGCCGTCGTTGTGCCAGTTCGGGGCGTCGATCGCACCCTGGAGGTCCAAGCCGCCCCGGATCGGCGCGCGGAGGGCGACGGCGAGGAAGAAGTGCAGCTGCCACTGGTCCTGCTGGTCGCCGCCTGGTGTGCCGAAGGCCATGACCGGCACGCCGTCGCGCAGCGCCAGCGACGGGGTGAGCGTGGTGCGCGGCCGACGGCCCGGGGTGAGCGAGTTGGGCAGCCCCTCGTCCAGCCAGGCCATCTGCAGGCGGGTGCCGAGCGGGAAGCCCAGCTCGGGCACCACCGGGTTGGACTGCAGCCAGCCCCCACTGGGCGTGGCCGCGACCATGTTGCCCCAGCGGTCGACGATGTCGAGGTGGCAGGTGTCGCCCCGCGTGCCCCCGTCCGCCGCGACCTCGGGCTCCCCCGGCACCGGCGACCGCGGACTCTTGGCGACGGTGGGCTCACCGACTCCTCCGAGCCCCTTCGCGACGGTCGGCTCACCCACTCCCCCGAGCCCCCTCGCGACCGTGGGCTCACCGGCGCCCAAGGGGTTGTGGCCCGGCTCTTCCGCGGCCACCACGCGTGCGTGGGCGCTCAGTCTCGGGGCGCGACCGCCGGGGCCGCCGGGCCGCAGCTCCCGCGACGCCGTCTCGTCGACGAGCGCCCGCCGCGCGGCGTTGTACTCGTCGGACAGCAGCTCGGCGAGCGGCACCGGCGCGGCGTCCCCGTACCAGGCCTCCCGGTCGGCCATGGCGAGCTTGCAGCCCTCGACGAGGAGGTGCACGTACTCGGCGGACCCGTACGGGGGCAGTTCGGGCGGCAGCAGGGCGAGTTGCTGGAGGAGCACGGGGCCCTGGCTCCAGGGGCCCGCCTTGCACAGGGTCCAGCCGTTCCAGTCGTACGTCGCCGGGGCCTCGTAGGACGCGGACCAGGCGGCGAGGTCGGACATGGCGAGTGTCCCGGTGTGGTGTTCGCCGCTGGTGTCCAGGGTGGGCCGCCCGGCCTGCCGGACGAGGGCCTCGGCGATGAACCCGGAGCGCCACACCTCGCGCGCCGCCTCGATCCGGGCCTGCCGGTCCCCCGCCCCCTCGACCTCGGCGAGCAGCCGCCGCCAGGTCGCGGCGAGGGACGGATTGCGGAACAACTCGCCGGGGCGAGGCGACCGTCCCTGCGGCAGATACACCTCCGCCGACGAGACCCACTCCTTCTCGAAGAGGTCACGCACGGACTCGACCGTCGCCCCCACGTTCTCCACGGGCGCGTGTCCGTCCTCCGCGTACCCGATGGCGTACTTCAGGACGTCGGCCAGGTCCTTGGTGCCGTGGTCGCGCAGCAGGAGCATCCACGCGTCGAACGCACCCGGCACGGCCGCCGCCAGAGGCCCCGTACCGGGTACGAGCTCCAGACCGAGCCCCCGATAGTGCCCGATCGACGCCCCGGCGGGCGCGACGCCCTGCCCGCACAGCACCCGGACCTCGCCGTCCGCCGGGGCGAGGACGATCGGCACCTCGCCGGCGGGCCCGTTGAGGTGCGGTTCCACGACGTGCAGGACGAAGCCCGCCGCCACGGCCGCGTCGAACGCGTTGCCGCCGTCCTCCAGGACGGCCATCGCGCACTGCGACGCCAGCCAGTGCGTGGAGGACACCATGCCGAAGGTCCCCTGGAGCGTCGGTCGAGTGGTGAACACGGGTGGACTCCTCACTGCGCGACGGGCGTTCGATGATCGTACGCAGCGCGCGGGAAGCTCCCTCAGCGACGACCGCCCACCGACGGCTCCCTCAAGGACGCCGGCCCGCCGTCAGCACATGCCCGCTCGCCCCCAACAGGGACGGCTCCGACTCGATCCGCCGGGTCGCCGCCAGCACGGCCTCCCGACGCTCCGGTTCGTCCAGCCACTCCTCGACGCCGCCCATCAGCCAAGCGACGCCCTCGACCCCGTACTGTCCCTCGTACGCGAGCCCCGCCTCGGTGAACTCGACCGGCACCTCGGCCGGGTCGGCGAAGTAGGCGGTGGTGAAGTGCGGGTCGGCCGACGAGTACCGGTGTCTGCCGTCGGCCGAGACCTCGTCGACGCGCGTCCGTCGCTCCGGTATGAAGTAATTCCCTTGCCGGAGCGTGTCGTTGAGGCCCGCGAACCGGTTGATCGTAGCCGCGACGACCACCCCACCCGGGCGGACGGCCCGATATGCCTCCGTCAACGCCCCTACCCGGTCGGGGCGTTCGGGCAAGTGGTAGAGCGGCCCGAGGAGGAGCACGACGTCGTACGTGGCGTTCTCGGCGGGCAGCGCGCGGGCGTCCCCGAGCCGGGCGGTGACCCCGGGCAGCCGCCCGGACCACTCCACGTGCATCGGCACGGGGTCGACGACCTCGACCTCGTATCCGTCCCGAGCCAGCCACTCGGCGTGGATGCCGGTGCCGCCGCCGACGTCGAGCACCCGCGCGGGAGCCGACGGCAGCAGCCTCCGCAGGATGTCCTGGGTGCGCCAGAACTCCAGGCGTCCGGCACCCTGTCTGAGACGTACTTCCTCCCCTCCCCGCTCGTAATAGGCGAGGATCTCCACGGGCAGGGGCGGGGGGTCGGTCTCGGTGGCGGACGGTGACTGGGTCATTCCCCAAGGGTGCTGATCAGGGCGAGACCCCCGCAACCACTTATCTGTCGTCGACGACCTTCTCCCACGCCGTCACGCCGATGCGTCCGGTGTTGCCGAGGTCGATGCCGCCGTCGACAGTGAGCACTTCCGCGGGCTCGCCCTTCGCCGGGACGAGCCGCAGATACGGGGCGTTGACGGCGGGAGTGTTCACCTCGGTGACCGTGTTGCGCCAGACCAGCGAGGTCCTGGCCTGCTTGCCGGGCCGGACGGTCACCGTGTGCGGACCGGGGTCCGGCACACCGGTGGTGATCTCCTCCGGGCCTTCGAGGACGCTCGTGTCGATGACGTCGTGGTCCTCGTCGAGGACCTGGAGCGAGGGGTAGCCGTTGAGGGTGTACGGCTTCGTTCCGCAGTTCGTGAGGGTCACGCTCATCGCCCGCAGCCCCATCGCGGGCTCCACGGGACCGGGCAGCATCCGCACCCCGGAGGCCGGGCAGGCTGCCGTCGGATCGAACGACGGGACCCCTGTCGGATCCGCCCCCAACTCCGCCTCCGCCGCTTCCGGCGGCTCCGGGAGCCGCAGCCCTTCGGCCGGATCCGTCCCCGCCGACGACGCCGTGACCGAGGGCACCGCGCGGTCGGGGTTGCGCTCGCGGTCCAGTTCCTCCGAGAGTCCGCAGCCGCCGACGGCCAGCGTCAGTGCCGCCAGGAGGGCCGCGCGGGAGGCCGTACGGCCGGGTATCGGGATCATGAGCCGATCCTGACACGGACTCGGCGCGGAAGCCGTGACTCCGCGCGTGTGAGGCTCAGTCACCGCGTATGCACGGAGCGAGTTCGTACTTTCGCCCCACAGGTAGCCGTGTGACACTGGCATACCCCACCGCCCGGCGGTACCGCCGCCTCGACCCCGAGAAGTGCGCTGTGCGTGATCTCCCTCTGCCGCTCGCCCTCACCGCGCGTCTGCTGCCGGTCGCCGTACTCGCCTGTGCGGGCTGGGCGTTGTCGTCCGGTCCGCAGGCCGCGAGCCCGGCCGGGGAGGACTCCGCGAAGGACACCGCGTCGGGGCCCGTCTCGACCTCCGAGTCCGCGCCGTCGACTTCGGCCGCGTCCCGGACGTACACGAAGGCGCCCTCGCCCTGTTCCGGCATCACGACGAAAACGGTCAAATCCCTTGTTCCGGGCGCGAAGACGGCCGGCAAGGAGATCGCGTCGACCGACGAGTCCGTGCGCCGTACCTGTTCCTGGAACGCGCTCAAGGGCTTCGACTACCGCTGGCTCGACGTCTCGTACGAGATTCAGGAAACGGACGACAAGGCGGAAACCTCCTACAAGAACCGTGTCACGGAGCAGAGCGGCGGCGGGGCCGTCCCCGGTCTCGGTGACGCGGCCTACTCGGTGGTGAACCTCACCACCGAGAAGAAGCAGCAGACCCGCGAGGGCGTCGTGTACGTCCGCGTGTCCAACGCCCTGGTGGTCGTCACGTACAACGGCAGTGACTTCGAGTCGCAGAAGGCGCCCAGTACGGACGAGATCAACAAGGGCGCCATCAAGGCGGCGAAAGAGGCGGTGGCCGTGCTGGAGGACGCCCGGTAAGGGGTACGTCTCTCCGGCACGGCCACCGGCCCACTCCGCTCAGGGGGTCGTGGCACGCTCCTTGTGGCCGGCCATCAGCGCCACGTACAGCAGCATGGACGCGGCCAGGCCCACCGCCCAGCCGTAGTCGGCGAGCGGCTTGAGGAACGGGATGATGCCGTCGGCCGGGAACGGACCCGACGAGACGCCGTCCGCGGACACGGTCGAGTACGAACCGCCGACCGCGAGGACGCCACCGACCACGAAGGCCACGATCGCGCGCCAGTTCCAGCCGTTGGAGTACCAGTAGCGGCCGCCGGGCGTGTACAGGTCCGCGAGGTGCAGAACGGTACGGCGGATGATCCAGTAGTCGGCGATGAGGATGCCCGCGACCGTGCCGAGCAGACCGCCGACCACGCCGAGCCAGGTGAAGATGTAGAACTCGGGCGTGGAGATCAGCTTCCACGGGAAGATCAGGACGCCGACGACACCCGTGATCAGCGCGCCCGTACGGAAGTTGATGAGCTTCGGGGCGAGGTTCGCCAGGTCGTACGCCGGTGAGACCACGTTCGCCGCGATGTTCACGGAGATGGTGGCGACCAGCACGGTGATCAGGGCGAAGAGGAGCCCGAAGACGTTGTCGGCCTTGGCGGCCAGCGTGACCGGGTCCCAGATGGCCTCGCCGTAGACGACCTCGGAGCCGGAGGTGACCAGCACGGCGAGGACGGCGAAGAGGGTCATCGTGGTGGGCAGGCCGAGGGACTGGCCCCAGGTCTGCGCCTTCTGGCTGGCGCCGAAGCGGGTGAAGTCGGGGATGTTCAGGGAGAGCGTGGCCCAGAAGCCGATCATGCCCATGAGGGACGGGAAGAAGACCGGCCAGAAGTCGGGGCCCCAGCCGAGCTTGGAGGGCTGGTCGAGGAGCGCGCCGAAGCCGTCGGCCTTGACCGCGATCCAGATCAGCAGCACGAGCGCGCCGACGATCACGAAGGGCGCGGCCCAGTTCTCGAAGTGCCGCAGGAAGTCCATACCGCGGTAGATGATCGCGATCTGCAGCGCCCAGAAGAGGACGAAGCAGAGCCACAGCGGCCACGGGTTGCCCGCGATCTTCCCCGCGTTCTCCCACTCACCGCCGGTGAGCTTGGAGCCGAGCGCGAAGATGCCGGAGCCGCCGATCCACGTCTGGATGCCGAACCAGCCGCAGGCCACGGCCGCGCGGATCAGCGCCGGGATGTTGGCGCCGCGCAGACCGAAGGAGGCGCGGGCGAGCACCGGGAAGGGGATGCCGTACTTGGGTCCCGCGTGCCCGGTGGCCAGCATCGGCAGCAGCACGATGATGTTGGCCAGGGCGATGGTGAAGACGGCCTGCTTCCAGTCCATGCCGAGGGCGACCAGGCCGGAGGCCAGGGTCCAGCTGGGGATGCAGTGGGCCATGGAGATCCACAGCGCCGCGAAGTTGTACGTCGTCCACTTGCGCTCGGAGACGGGTACGGGGCGCAGGTCCTCGTTGGCGAAGGGGCTGTCGGCGGGGAAGGCCCCGGGCGCGAGCTCGATCCGGCCGGAGGAGTCGGCGGACTGGGCTATCGGCGACCCCGTGGGGACTGTTTCGGTCATGGGCAGGCCAATCAAGGAGGCGGGACGGGAAAGAAAGGCCGTGCGGAGGCCTTGGGCCCCTTCCCTCCGGGACGGCGGAAGGAAGGGAGTCAAGGTGTGGGGGGTCGGCGAGTGGAGCGGTTGGTTCCGGATCAGTGCGGTGGCGGGATTCTTACAGTCGCCGGCCTGGGCCGGGAACCCGGGTCAGCCGTTGAGCGCCGGGATGACCGTCGAGCCGTACACGTCGATCACCCGCTCCTGCGCGTCGTGCATGTCGTACACGGCGAACTGGTCGACACCCAGCGCGCGCAGTGCGTTGAGCTTCTCGATGTGCATCTCGGGGGTGCCGATGACGCAGAACCGGTCGACGATCTCGTCCGGCACGAACTGGGTGTCGGGGTTGTCGGCGCGCCCGTGGTGGGAGTAGTCGTACCCCTCGCGGGCCTTGATGTAGTCCGTCAGCTCCTCCGGTACGGCCGCGGAGTGCTCGCCGTACTTCGACACCAGGTCGGCCACGTGGTTGCCGACCATCCCGCCGAACCACCGGCACTGCTCGCGCGCGTGGGCCAGCGCCTCGGGCGAGTCGTCCTCGGTGACGTACGCGGGGGCGGCCACGCAGATCTTCACCTCGGACGGGTCGCGCCCGGCGGCCACGGCCGCGTCCTTGACCGCCTTGACCATGTACTCGGTCAGATAGAGGTCGGACAGCTGGAGGATGAAGCCGTCGGCCTCCTCGCCGGTCATCTTCAGGGCCTTGGGGCCGTACGCGGCCATCCAGACCGGCAGTTCGGCGTCCTCCTTGATCCAGGGGAACCTGACGACCGTGCCGCCGAGGTCGGCCTCCTGGCCCGAGCCGAGCGCGCGGATGACCTTCATGGCCTGGCTGATCCGGGCCAGCGTGTTCGGGGTGCGCCCGGCGACGCGCATCGCGGAGTCGCCGCGGCCGATGCCGCACACCGTGCGGTTGCCGAACATGTCGTTGAGCGTGGCGAAGGTCGAGGCGGTGACCTCCCAGGTGCGGGTGCCCGGGTTGGTGACCATCGGGCCGACCGTCAGCTTCGTGGTACTGGAGAGGATCTGGCTGTAGATGACGAACGGCTCCTGCCACAGCACGGCGGAGTCGAAGGTCCAGCCGTAGGTGAAGCCGTTGTTCTCGGCGCGCTTCATCAGCTCGATGACACGCGAGGCCGGTGGGTCGGTCTGCAGGACGAGTCCGAAGTCCATCTGCTCCACTCCTAGTTGAGGTACTGACAGGTGGAGCGGGGGGTGTAGACGCCGTGCCCGGCGTGTCCGGTGTACTCCCGCTCGGTGATGACGAGTTCGCCGCGCGAGAGGACCGTCTCGACCCGGCCGGTGGTGCGCTTGCCCTCGTACGCCGAGTAGTCGACGTTCATGTGGTGCGTCTCGGCGGACATGACCTGCTCGGCGTGCGGGTCGTAGATGACGATGTCGGCGTCCGCGCCCGGCGCGATGGTGCCCTTCTTCGGGTACATGCCGAACATACGGGCCGGGGTCGCGCAGGCGATCTCGATCCAGCGGCGGCGCGAGATGTGCCCGTCGACGACGGCCTGGTGCAACAGGTCCATGCGGTTCTCGACGCCCGGGAGGCCGTTGGGGATCTTGGAGAAGTCGCCGCGGCCGAGTTCTTTCTGGCCGACGAAGCAGAACGGGCAGTGGTCGGTGGAGACCACCTGGAGGTCGTTGGTGCGCAGGCCGCGCCACAGCTTGGCCTGGTGTTCGCGCGGCCTCAAAGGCGTGCTGCACACGTACTTGGAGCCCTCGAAGTCCGGCTCCGCGAGGTTGTCCGTCGACAGGAACAGATACTGCGGGCAGGTCTCGCCGAAGACGTTGAGCCCCTCGTCACGCGCTCGGGCCAGCTCGGCGACTGCCTCCATCGCCGAGACGTGCACGACGTACAGGGGGGCGCCGGCGACCTGGGCCAGCTTGATGGCGCGGTGGGTGGCCTCGGCTTCGAGCAGGGCCTTGCGCACTTCGCCGTGGTAGCGGGGGTCGGTCTCGCCACGCGCCAGCGCCTGCTCGACGAGGACGTCGATCGCGATGCCGTTCTCCGCGTGCATCATGATCAGGCCGCCGTTCTCGGCGGAGCGCTGCATGGCGCGCAGGATCTGGCCGTCGTCGCTGTAGAAGACGCCCGGGTAGGCCATGAACTGCTTGAAGGAGGTGACGCCCTCCTGCACCAGCAGATCCATCTCCTTGAGGGTGTCCTGGTTCACGTCGGACACGATCATGTGGAAGGCGTAGTCGATGGCGCAGTTGCCCTCCGCCTTGGCGTGCCAGGCGTCCAGGCCCTCGCGCAGGCTGTGGCCGACGCTCTGCACGGCGAAGTCGACGATCGTCGTCGTACCGCCCCAGGCGGCGGCCCGGGTGCCGGTCTCGAAGGTGTCCGAGGCGAAGGTGCCGCCGAAGGGCAGCTCCATGTGGGTGTGGGCGTCGACGCCGCCCGGGATGACGTACTTGCCGGTGGCGTCGATGGTGCGTTCGGCGGTCCAGGCCTCCGCGGCGGGTGTGCCGCTGGCGGCGAGGGCGGCGACGCGGCCGTCCTCGATCAGGACATCGGCGTGGATCTCATCCGAGGCTGTGATGACGAGACCGCCGCGGATCACTGTACGGCCGCTCATTCGGTCACGCTCCGTTCGGTTGTCGGGAAAGTGCCGGTCGTCGGGGGCTGGTCGCGCAGTTCCCCGCGCCCCTTTCGGGCGCGGGGATACTGGACCTTGCTGATTACGGCGCCGTCAGCGGGCCGTACGCGTCCGGGCGGCGGTCGCGGAAGAACTGCCAGCGGTCGCGGACCTCGCGGAGCTTGGCCAGGTCCAGGTCGCGGACGACGAGTTCGGTCTCCTTGTCGCTGGCCACCTCGCCGACGAACTGGGCCTCCGGGTCCACGAAGTAGGAGGTGCCGTAGAAGTCGTTGTCGCCGAGCTCCTCGACGCCGACGCGGTTGATCGCGCCGATGAAGTACTCGTTGGCGACGGCCGACGCCGGCTGCTCCAGCTGCCACAGATAGCGGGACAGGCCGCGCGAGGTGGCCGACGGGTTGAACACGATCTCGGCACCGCCGAGCCCCAGCGCGCGCCAGCCCTCCGGGAAGTGCCGGTCGTAGCAGATGTAGACGCCGATCTTGCCGACAGCGGTCTCGAAGACCGGCCAGCCGGCGTTCCCGGGGCGGAAGTAGAACTTCTCCCAGAAGCCGGGCACCTGCGGGATGTGGTGCTTGCGGTACTTGCCGAGGTACTTGCCGTCCGCGTCGATCACGGCGGCGGTGTTGTAGAGGACGCCCGGCTGCTCCTCCTCGTACATCGGCAGGACGAGGACGAGGCCCAGCTCCTTGGCGAGCGTCTGGAAGCGTTTGACGATCGGGCCGTCCGGGATCTGCTCTGCGTACTCGTAGAACGCCTTGTCCTGGACCTGGCAGAAGTAGGGCCCGTAGAACAGCTCCTGGAAGCACAGCACTTGAGCACCTTGGGCGGCCGCGTCGCGGGCCGCCTGCTCGTGGACCTGGATCATCGACTCCTTGTCGCCGGTCCAGGCCGTCTGGAAGATGGCTGCGCGGATGACTCTGCTCATCGGGACCTCCGGTCACTCGGTGTGCAGCGAGCGTAGAAAGCCCGGAGATCGGGTTTGAGTTGCACGGTGTCACGTCTGCGGGCCTTTCCCGTTCCACCGTGTCACCTCTTCGCGGGCGCATGTTTCACCGCCGTTTTCCCAGGTCCCGGCATGTTTCAACCCTGTTGCGCGTCGTGGGCGAGGAGGGCGATGTGGACGGACGCGGCCTGTTCGAAGTCGTCGAGGTCCACGCCGAGGCGGGCCTCTATGGCCTCCAGGCGGCGGTAGAGGGCGGGCCGGCTCACGTGGTGCAGCTGAGCGGTGTGCGACTTGTTGCGGCCGGTCGCGAGATAGGTCCGCAGCACGGGCAGCAGATCCTGCTCGGCGTGCCCGTCACCGCACAGCAGCCCGTCCAGCTCCCGCTCGGCGAAGGCCTGTACGTGCGGGTCGTCCCGCAAGAGCCGGATGAGGCCGCGCAGATGGACGTCCCGCAGCCGTACGACGACCGGCAGGTCGAGTCCGGCCGTCGCCGACTGGGCGACGGCGTCCGCCACATGCCGCGCCTCGCGCAGCCCGCCCGGCACGTCCTCCCAGGTGACCCGCGCCTCCGCGGCCGCGACGACCGTCCTGCGCACGCCCGACTCCGACCGCAGCCGGGTCGCGAAGTGCGTGGTGAGCGCGGCCGCGTCCTGGTCCCGGGCGAGGCTGAGGAGTACGGCGGTGGCGCCTTCCGCCAGTTCGGCGACGAGCCCGGACAGGCCCAGCATCCGCAGTACGCGGTCGAGTTCGGCCGGGTCG
Encoded proteins:
- a CDS encoding gamma-glutamyltransferase family protein; the encoded protein is MFTTRPTLQGTFGMVSSTHWLASQCAMAVLEDGGNAFDAAVAAGFVLHVVEPHLNGPAGEVPIVLAPADGEVRVLCGQGVAPAGASIGHYRGLGLELVPGTGPLAAAVPGAFDAWMLLLRDHGTKDLADVLKYAIGYAEDGHAPVENVGATVESVRDLFEKEWVSSAEVYLPQGRSPRPGELFRNPSLAATWRRLLAEVEGAGDRQARIEAAREVWRSGFIAEALVRQAGRPTLDTSGEHHTGTLAMSDLAAWSASYEAPATYDWNGWTLCKAGPWSQGPVLLQQLALLPPELPPYGSAEYVHLLVEGCKLAMADREAWYGDAAPVPLAELLSDEYNAARRALVDETASRELRPGGPGGRAPRLSAHARVVAAEEPGHNPLGAGEPTVARGLGGVGEPTVAKGLGGVGEPTVAKSPRSPVPGEPEVAADGGTRGDTCHLDIVDRWGNMVAATPSGGWLQSNPVVPELGFPLGTRLQMAWLDEGLPNSLTPGRRPRTTLTPSLALRDGVPVMAFGTPGGDQQDQWQLHFFLAVALRAPIRGGLDLQGAIDAPNWHNDGFPGSFYPRGMRPGSVTVESRMPPEVVAELRRRGHDVTVGEAWSEGRLCAVARDPETGVLSAAANPRGMQGYAVGR
- a CDS encoding class I SAM-dependent methyltransferase; this encodes MTQSPSATETDPPPLPVEILAYYERGGEEVRLRQGAGRLEFWRTQDILRRLLPSAPARVLDVGGGTGIHAEWLARDGYEVEVVDPVPMHVEWSGRLPGVTARLGDARALPAENATYDVVLLLGPLYHLPERPDRVGALTEAYRAVRPGGVVVAATINRFAGLNDTLRQGNYFIPERRTRVDEVSADGRHRYSSADPHFTTAYFADPAEVPVEFTEAGLAYEGQYGVEGVAWLMGGVEEWLDEPERREAVLAATRRIESEPSLLGASGHVLTAGRRP
- a CDS encoding DUF4232 domain-containing protein, with amino-acid sequence MIPIPGRTASRAALLAALTLAVGGCGLSEELDRERNPDRAVPSVTASSAGTDPAEGLRLPEPPEAAEAELGADPTGVPSFDPTAACPASGVRMLPGPVEPAMGLRAMSVTLTNCGTKPYTLNGYPSLQVLDEDHDVIDTSVLEGPEEITTGVPDPGPHTVTVRPGKQARTSLVWRNTVTEVNTPAVNAPYLRLVPAKGEPAEVLTVDGGIDLGNTGRIGVTAWEKVVDDR
- a CDS encoding NCS1 family nucleobase:cation symporter-1; translated protein: MTETVPTGSPIAQSADSSGRIELAPGAFPADSPFANEDLRPVPVSERKWTTYNFAALWISMAHCIPSWTLASGLVALGMDWKQAVFTIALANIIVLLPMLATGHAGPKYGIPFPVLARASFGLRGANIPALIRAAVACGWFGIQTWIGGSGIFALGSKLTGGEWENAGKIAGNPWPLWLCFVLFWALQIAIIYRGMDFLRHFENWAAPFVIVGALVLLIWIAVKADGFGALLDQPSKLGWGPDFWPVFFPSLMGMIGFWATLSLNIPDFTRFGASQKAQTWGQSLGLPTTMTLFAVLAVLVTSGSEVVYGEAIWDPVTLAAKADNVFGLLFALITVLVATISVNIAANVVSPAYDLANLAPKLINFRTGALITGVVGVLIFPWKLISTPEFYIFTWLGVVGGLLGTVAGILIADYWIIRRTVLHLADLYTPGGRYWYSNGWNWRAIVAFVVGGVLAVGGSYSTVSADGVSSGPFPADGIIPFLKPLADYGWAVGLAASMLLYVALMAGHKERATTP
- a CDS encoding TIGR03842 family LLM class F420-dependent oxidoreductase codes for the protein MDFGLVLQTDPPASRVIELMKRAENNGFTYGWTFDSAVLWQEPFVIYSQILSSTTKLTVGPMVTNPGTRTWEVTASTFATLNDMFGNRTVCGIGRGDSAMRVAGRTPNTLARISQAMKVIRALGSGQEADLGGTVVRFPWIKEDAELPVWMAAYGPKALKMTGEEADGFILQLSDLYLTEYMVKAVKDAAVAAGRDPSEVKICVAAPAYVTEDDSPEALAHAREQCRWFGGMVGNHVADLVSKYGEHSAAVPEELTDYIKAREGYDYSHHGRADNPDTQFVPDEIVDRFCVIGTPEMHIEKLNALRALGVDQFAVYDMHDAQERVIDVYGSTVIPALNG
- the hydA gene encoding dihydropyrimidinase; the encoded protein is MSGRTVIRGGLVITASDEIHADVLIEDGRVAALAASGTPAAEAWTAERTIDATGKYVIPGGVDAHTHMELPFGGTFASDTFETGTRAAAWGGTTTIVDFAVQSVGHSLREGLDAWHAKAEGNCAIDYAFHMIVSDVNQDTLKEMDLLVQEGVTSFKQFMAYPGVFYSDDGQILRAMQRSAENGGLIMMHAENGIAIDVLVEQALARGETDPRYHGEVRKALLEAEATHRAIKLAQVAGAPLYVVHVSAMEAVAELARARDEGLNVFGETCPQYLFLSTDNLAEPDFEGSKYVCSTPLRPREHQAKLWRGLRTNDLQVVSTDHCPFCFVGQKELGRGDFSKIPNGLPGVENRMDLLHQAVVDGHISRRRWIEIACATPARMFGMYPKKGTIAPGADADIVIYDPHAEQVMSAETHHMNVDYSAYEGKRTTGRVETVLSRGELVITEREYTGHAGHGVYTPRSTCQYLN
- a CDS encoding nitrilase-related carbon-nitrogen hydrolase encodes the protein MSRVIRAAIFQTAWTGDKESMIQVHEQAARDAAAQGAQVLCFQELFYGPYFCQVQDKAFYEYAEQIPDGPIVKRFQTLAKELGLVLVLPMYEEEQPGVLYNTAAVIDADGKYLGKYRKHHIPQVPGFWEKFYFRPGNAGWPVFETAVGKIGVYICYDRHFPEGWRALGLGGAEIVFNPSATSRGLSRYLWQLEQPASAVANEYFIGAINRVGVEELGDNDFYGTSYFVDPEAQFVGEVASDKETELVVRDLDLAKLREVRDRWQFFRDRRPDAYGPLTAP